The Diadema setosum chromosome 1, eeDiaSeto1, whole genome shotgun sequence genome has a window encoding:
- the LOC140234187 gene encoding dual specificity protein phosphatase 10-like, whose amino-acid sequence MSPDASSRSTSVQLCSPLVPTNKEPAAQSKSDIFAFSETSPPTIPPSLETDTTDSPVAYQIMASPFSYSSSAFCASALKAGSVGSKASEHKGLLASRSSASMLSIAPDKLQCHSPRLRCKMDNRNLNQVASTAAVPSGNTPVVLPQELLKRLDSYSMSLQAPRLATHGHLGTRSMILVDIRPFLAFSRRHISGALNVNCASRFSCRRLREGKLSLVDLVTSEEGKLEFQRRLEDGKEVVVYDEDTQGMESLPVNHPTSLVIKALRKEGVNVRLLKGGIKEFLNHSESQCVSELRNTISATSSSTSSQDPKHGEEPPSPTSDSENLLRGGSACPSEGIPMTQILPHLYVGNEVDAANLDELRHHGIGYVLNVTNTVPCFHEGESAMHYLRIPVRDNGLINLRCHFQKAYDFIDEARRRNARVLVHCHAGISRSSTITIAYVMKYMNQSMTQAYQLVKNKRPIIAPNLGFVGQLMEFEQGLKLAAQRVVGRGLAETPPANCAKQLHQSRPSTPIVEMDTGLSEA is encoded by the exons ATGTCTCCTGACGCCTCATCAAGGTCTACTTCTGTCCAGTTATGTTCACCTCTTGTACCTACGAATAAGGAGCCTGCTGCACAATCGAAGTCGGACATTTTCGCGTTCAGTGAAACAAGCCCGCCAACGATTCCTCCTTCGCTCGAGACCGACACAACTGACAGCCCAGTAGCATACCAAATCATGGCGTCGCCATTTTCCTATTCATCGTCCGCGTTCTGCGCCAGTGCACTCAAGGCAGGTAGCGTAGGCTCGAAAGCCAGTGAGCACAAGGGCCTCCTCGCCTCCCGATCTTCGGCGTCTATGCTTTCTATCGCACCCGATAAATTGCAATGCCATTCCCCGAGGCTTCGTTGCAAGATGGACAATCGGAATCTTAACCAGGTAGCCTCTACCGCAGCTGTCCCTTCTGGCAACACCCCCGTCGTTCTCCCGCAGGAGCTGCTGAAGCGACTGGATAGCTACTCTATGTCTTTGCAGGCACCACGGCTGGCGACCCATGGCCACCTGGGGACCCGCTCCATGATCTTGGTTGATATCCGGCCGTTTCTTGCTTTCAGCAGGCGACACATCTCTGGTGCACTCAATGTTAACTGCGCCAGCCGATTCTCCTGCCGACGGCTTCGCGAGGGCAAGCTGTCCCTCGTCGATCTCGTCACGTCCGAGGAAGGCAAGCTCGAGTTCCAGAGACGCCTGGAGGATGGGAAGGAGGTCGTCGTCTACGACGAGGACACTCAGGGAATGGAAAGTCTCCCCGTAAATCATCCGACATCGCTTGTAATCAAGGCGCTGCGTAAGGAAGGAGTCAATGTCCGCTTGCTGAAAG GTGGTATCAAGGAGTTTTTGAACCACAGCGAATCGCAATGCGTCAGCGAGCTCAGGAATACGATTTCGGCCACCTCGTCGTCTACCTCATCCCAGGACCCCAAGCACGGCGAGGAGCCACCGAGCCCGACGTCGGACAGCGAAAACCTTCTGCGAGGTGGCAGCGCCTGTCCCTCTGAAGGTATCCCCATGACCCAAATCCTCCCCCACCTCTACGTCGGGAACGAAGTGGATGCCGCGAACCTAGACGAGCTCCGCCACCACGGCATCGGCTACGTGCTGAACGTCACCAACACAGTGCCTTGTTTCCACGAAGGCGAGAGCGCCATGCACTACCTCAGGATACCCGTGCGCGACAACGGACTCATCAATCTCAGATGCCATTTCCAGAAAGCCTATGACTTTATCG ACGAAGCACGTCGCCGAAATGCCCGTGTCTTGGTGCACTGCCATGCTGGTATCTCCCGATCGTCCACTATCACCATTGCTTATGTGATGAAGTACATGAACCAGTCGATGACCCAGGCCTATCAGTTGGTGAAGAACAAGCGACCCATCATCGCACCAAACCTCGGCTTTGTCGGGCAGCTCATGGAGTTCGAGCAGGGACTCAAGCTGGCCGCCCAGCGAGTCGTCGGCAGAGGGCTGGCCGAAACTCCGCCAGCCAACTGCGCCAAGCAGCTCCACCAGAGCCGACCCAGCACTCCTATCGTGGAGATGGACACTGGCCTCTCGGAGGCGTAG